The Symphalangus syndactylus isolate Jambi chromosome 11, NHGRI_mSymSyn1-v2.1_pri, whole genome shotgun sequence genome contains a region encoding:
- the LOC129457706 gene encoding metallothionein-2-like isoform X2, whose amino-acid sequence MDLNCSCATDKGCRVSGSCKCKECKCTSCKKNCCSCYPVGCAKCAQGCICKGASDKCSCCA is encoded by the exons ATGGACCTCAACTGCTCCTGCGCCACTGATAAAGGATGCCGGGTTTCGGG CTCCTGCAAATGCAAAGAGTGCAAATGCACCTCTTGCAAGAAGA ACTGCTGCTCCTGCTACCCTGTGGGCTGTGCCAAGTGCGCCCAAGGTTGCATCTGCAAAGGGGCATCGGACAAGTGTAGCTGCTGTGCCTGA
- the LOC129457706 gene encoding metallothionein-1G-like isoform X1: MDLNCSCATAAESCTYASSCKCKECKCTSCKKNCCSCYPVGCAKCAQGCICKGASDKCSCCA, encoded by the exons ATGGACCTCAACTGCTCCTGCGCCA ctgcagCTGAGTCCTGCACTTATGCCAGCTCCTGCAAATGCAAAGAGTGCAAATGCACCTCTTGCAAGAAGA ACTGCTGCTCCTGCTACCCTGTGGGCTGTGCCAAGTGCGCCCAAGGTTGCATCTGCAAAGGGGCATCGGACAAGTGTAGCTGCTGTGCCTGA
- the LOC129457706 gene encoding metallothionein-2-like isoform X3 — translation MDLNCSCAAAESCTYASSCKCKECKCTSCKKNCCSCYPVGCAKCAQGCICKGASDKCSCCA, via the exons ATGGACCTCAACTGCTCCTGCG ctgcagCTGAGTCCTGCACTTATGCCAGCTCCTGCAAATGCAAAGAGTGCAAATGCACCTCTTGCAAGAAGA ACTGCTGCTCCTGCTACCCTGTGGGCTGTGCCAAGTGCGCCCAAGGTTGCATCTGCAAAGGGGCATCGGACAAGTGTAGCTGCTGTGCCTGA